In one Umezawaea sp. Da 62-37 genomic region, the following are encoded:
- a CDS encoding carbohydrate-binding protein — protein sequence MSQPTPVWARAVGATLLIASLLVPLPAAADIPAADYQQVQLAVGSAKLGEAMSFTVLPDRSVVHTARDGTVRITNAAGNSTTVAAKLNVYTHDEEGLQGVVADPNFASNRYLYLYFSPRLSTPDGDAPTDGTAADFAPFKGELHLSRFVLKTDNTLDLASEKVVLTVQNDRGQCCHVGGDLDFDAQGNLYLTTGDDSNPFVSDGYSPIDERTTRNPQFDAQRSSGNTNDLRGKVLRIKPQADGTYTIPSGNLFAPGTAQTRPEIYAMGFRNPFRMNVDKATGVVYLGDYGPDAGVTNSARGPSGQVEFDRITSAGNYGWPFCTGSNTTTESYNRFPFPSGPSGAKYDCATGPTNSSPRNTGLAKLPAPRAAWIKYAGDEGSPPEFGSGSESPMGGPVYRYNANLNSATKFPQSLDGKYFAGEYGRRWIKAIGVNSDGSRGAIEAFPWSGTQVMDMNFGPEGALYVLDYGTGANDQALYRIDYKGNTPRPPTAKVAADKVSGAIPLTVAFSSAGSADPEGGALTYRWEFGDGGTSTAANPSHTYTTAGSFSPKLTVTDPTGLTGSASVLVTAGNTAPTVNLQVPGNGALFSFGDTVPFQVSVSDPEDGAIDCSRVKVTYLLGHDAHRHQITQKTGCSGTIAVPVDGEHDAAANIYGVFDAEYTDNAGLTSHGVSILQPRHRQGEHFGAQQGIQVADHGTAEGGKTVGFTDNGDWLSFQPYVLGNATSFTARVSSGGPGGTLEVRAGSATGTLLGTATVANTGNWDTFVDVSAPLTNRPSGSTTLFLVFKGVTGQGNLFDLDAFTLTTTGNRVEGEAFTSTGGVEPAPHANASGGTTAGYINTGDWVGYSSVGTAGLRSFSASVSSAGTGGTIQIRSGSQTGTVLGSVAVPVTGNWETFQTVSTTLTGSASGPLFLVFTGPGAAGDSLFDVDYFTTSG from the coding sequence ATGTCCCAACCCACACCGGTGTGGGCACGGGCGGTCGGCGCCACGCTGCTGATCGCCTCCCTCCTGGTTCCCCTGCCAGCGGCCGCGGACATCCCCGCGGCCGACTACCAACAGGTCCAGCTCGCCGTCGGCTCCGCCAAGCTCGGCGAAGCGATGTCGTTCACCGTGCTGCCCGACCGCTCGGTCGTGCACACCGCCCGCGACGGCACAGTCCGGATCACCAACGCGGCGGGCAACTCCACCACGGTCGCCGCGAAGCTCAACGTCTACACCCACGACGAGGAAGGCCTCCAGGGCGTCGTCGCGGACCCGAACTTCGCCTCGAACCGCTACCTGTACCTGTACTTCTCGCCGCGACTGTCCACACCGGACGGTGACGCGCCGACCGACGGCACCGCGGCGGACTTCGCCCCGTTCAAGGGCGAGTTGCACCTGTCGCGGTTCGTGCTGAAGACCGACAACACGCTCGACCTGGCCAGCGAGAAGGTCGTGCTGACCGTGCAGAACGACCGCGGCCAGTGCTGCCACGTCGGAGGCGACCTGGACTTCGACGCCCAGGGCAACCTGTACCTGACCACCGGGGACGACTCGAACCCGTTCGTCTCCGACGGGTACTCGCCGATCGACGAGCGCACGACCCGCAACCCGCAGTTCGACGCCCAGCGCTCCTCGGGCAACACGAACGACCTGCGCGGCAAGGTGCTGCGGATCAAGCCGCAGGCCGACGGCACCTACACGATCCCGTCCGGGAACCTGTTCGCGCCGGGCACCGCGCAGACCCGCCCGGAGATCTACGCGATGGGCTTCCGCAACCCGTTCCGGATGAACGTCGACAAGGCCACCGGCGTGGTCTACCTCGGCGACTACGGGCCGGACGCGGGCGTGACCAACAGCGCCCGCGGGCCGAGCGGGCAGGTGGAGTTCGACCGGATCACCAGCGCGGGCAACTACGGCTGGCCGTTCTGCACCGGCTCGAACACCACGACCGAGAGCTACAACCGCTTCCCCTTCCCCAGCGGTCCGTCGGGGGCGAAGTACGACTGCGCCACCGGCCCGACCAACTCCTCGCCGCGCAACACCGGCCTGGCGAAGCTGCCCGCGCCGCGGGCGGCGTGGATCAAGTACGCGGGTGACGAGGGTTCGCCGCCGGAGTTCGGCAGCGGGTCGGAGTCGCCGATGGGCGGCCCGGTCTACCGGTACAACGCCAACCTCAACTCGGCGACGAAGTTCCCGCAGTCCTTGGACGGCAAGTACTTCGCGGGCGAGTACGGGCGCCGCTGGATCAAGGCCATCGGCGTCAACTCCGACGGGTCACGCGGCGCGATCGAGGCGTTCCCGTGGAGCGGCACCCAGGTCATGGACATGAACTTCGGTCCGGAGGGCGCGCTGTACGTGCTCGACTACGGCACCGGGGCGAACGACCAGGCGCTGTACCGGATCGACTACAAGGGCAACACGCCGCGGCCGCCGACCGCGAAGGTGGCCGCGGACAAGGTGTCCGGGGCGATCCCGCTCACCGTGGCGTTCTCCTCGGCGGGCAGCGCCGACCCCGAGGGCGGGGCGCTGACCTACCGGTGGGAGTTCGGCGACGGCGGCACGTCCACGGCGGCCAACCCGTCGCACACCTACACCACCGCCGGGTCGTTCTCGCCGAAGCTGACCGTGACCGACCCGACCGGGCTCACCGGTTCGGCGAGCGTCCTGGTCACGGCGGGCAACACCGCGCCGACGGTGAACCTCCAGGTGCCCGGCAACGGCGCGCTGTTCTCCTTCGGCGACACCGTGCCGTTCCAGGTCTCGGTGAGCGACCCGGAGGACGGGGCGATCGACTGCTCGCGGGTCAAGGTCACCTACCTGCTCGGCCACGACGCGCACCGGCACCAGATCACCCAGAAGACCGGCTGCTCCGGCACCATCGCGGTGCCGGTCGACGGTGAGCACGACGCCGCGGCGAACATCTACGGCGTCTTCGACGCGGAGTACACCGACAACGCGGGCCTGACCTCCCACGGCGTCAGCATCCTCCAGCCCAGGCACCGCCAGGGCGAGCACTTCGGGGCGCAGCAGGGGATCCAGGTCGCCGACCACGGCACCGCCGAGGGCGGCAAGACCGTCGGCTTCACCGACAACGGCGACTGGCTGTCGTTCCAGCCCTACGTCCTGGGCAACGCCACCTCGTTCACCGCCAGGGTCTCCTCCGGCGGCCCCGGCGGCACCCTGGAGGTCCGCGCGGGATCGGCCACGGGCACGCTGCTCGGGACCGCGACCGTGGCCAACACCGGGAACTGGGACACCTTCGTCGACGTCAGCGCCCCGCTGACCAACCGGCCGAGCGGGTCCACGACGCTGTTCCTGGTCTTCAAGGGCGTGACGGGGCAGGGCAACCTGTTCGACCTCGACGCGTTCACCCTGACCACGACCGGGAACCGGGTCGAGGGCGAGGCGTTCACCTCGACCGGCGGCGTGGAACCGGCGCCGCACGCGAACGCCAGCGGCGGCACCACCGCCGGGTACATCAACACCGGCGACTGGGTCGGGTACTCGTCGGTGGGCACGGCGGGTCTCCGCTCGTTCAGCGCTTCGGTGTCCTCGGCCGGGACGGGCGGCACGATCCAGATCCGGTCGGGCTCGCAGACCGGCACCGTCCTGGGCTCGGTCGCGGTGCCCGTCACCGGGAACTGGGAGACGTTCCAGACCGTCTCCACGACCCTCACCGGATCGGCGAGCGGGCCCCTGTTCCTGGTCTTCACCGGTCCGGGCGCGGCGGGCGACTCCCTGTTCGACGTCGACTACTTCACCACCTCCGGCTGA
- a CDS encoding ATP-binding protein has product MNARTEQVDDLQLVALPSAVNCAELFARFSLAEWSLRPMQDEAAHVLGHLVASVVDTANHRAPGFITLRLRLSGNMLILEVEIDPYAPKPSPTNALKGRHAGVLQLDDGCTLLWCELPLPRGMTASAVPLPRREPRRSPAAEGLPPEATEVDPQVMERLLYGLGGSQGWQGD; this is encoded by the coding sequence GTGAACGCCCGAACCGAGCAGGTCGACGACCTGCAGCTCGTCGCGCTACCCAGCGCGGTGAACTGCGCCGAACTCTTCGCGCGGTTCTCCTTGGCCGAGTGGTCGCTGCGGCCCATGCAGGACGAGGCCGCCCACGTGCTGGGCCACCTGGTGGCGTCCGTCGTGGACACCGCCAACCACCGCGCGCCCGGTTTCATCACGCTTCGGTTGCGGTTGTCGGGGAACATGCTGATCCTCGAGGTCGAGATCGACCCGTACGCGCCCAAGCCGTCGCCGACGAACGCGCTGAAGGGCAGGCACGCGGGCGTGCTGCAACTGGACGACGGGTGCACGCTGCTCTGGTGTGAGCTGCCCCTGCCCAGGGGCATGACCGCTTCGGCCGTGCCGCTGCCGCGCCGGGAGCCCCGCAGGTCGCCCGCCGCGGAGGGACTGCCGCCGGAGGCCACCGAGGTGGACCCGCAGGTGATGGAGCGGTTGCTGTACGGGCTCGGCGGGTCGCAGGGCTGGCAGGGCGACTAG
- a CDS encoding ROK family transcriptional regulator has product MSVHPSPVLTSLADAQPADQAAVRRSNLALVLRHLRARGSRSRAGIAADTGLNKATVSSLVAELVDRGLVREGEPDRAGLVGRPGRNVGLDGRRVAGIGVEINVDYLTALVLDLTWTVLFEQRVALDVQAMTPDEVLDAVADLTSRAARECARRDVLPVGVTIAIPALVDVAGGVVAFAPNLHWRDVPVVRGMADRLGALLTGDPMPIRMANDANLGALGEYAMGGVAGTPDLVYLTGEIGVGGGVIAGGRLLGGAEGFSGEIGHIQLDPAGHECGCGRRGCWETLVGMAGMLRLAADADDPVRDPSLDLDQRLDMIRRRAETGDRRTLDALEQVGAGLGVGASILINVFNPRVVVLGGYFASLGPYLLGPMRAELRDRVIAPDIGGCRVELSLLGFAAASRGGANVALEAVLDDPAMVPPRSSVRSGG; this is encoded by the coding sequence GTGTCCGTGCACCCTTCCCCGGTCCTCACCTCCCTCGCCGACGCGCAACCGGCCGACCAGGCCGCGGTGCGCCGGAGCAACCTCGCCCTGGTGCTGCGGCACCTCCGGGCGCGTGGTTCCCGGTCGCGCGCGGGCATCGCGGCGGACACCGGGCTGAACAAGGCGACGGTGTCGAGCCTGGTCGCCGAGCTGGTCGACCGCGGGCTGGTGCGCGAGGGCGAACCGGACCGGGCCGGGCTGGTCGGGCGGCCGGGCCGCAACGTCGGGCTGGACGGCCGCCGCGTCGCCGGGATCGGCGTGGAGATCAACGTCGACTACCTGACCGCGCTGGTGCTCGACCTCACCTGGACCGTCCTCTTCGAACAGCGGGTCGCGCTCGACGTGCAGGCCATGACGCCGGACGAGGTGCTCGACGCCGTGGCGGACCTGACTTCGCGCGCCGCAAGGGAATGCGCCAGGCGCGACGTGCTCCCGGTCGGCGTCACCATCGCGATCCCCGCGCTGGTCGACGTCGCGGGCGGCGTGGTCGCGTTCGCGCCGAACCTGCACTGGCGCGACGTGCCGGTGGTGCGCGGGATGGCCGACCGGCTGGGCGCGCTCCTGACGGGCGACCCGATGCCGATCCGGATGGCCAACGACGCGAACCTCGGCGCGCTCGGCGAGTACGCGATGGGCGGCGTCGCGGGCACACCCGACCTGGTCTACCTGACCGGGGAGATCGGCGTCGGCGGCGGTGTGATCGCGGGCGGGCGGCTCCTCGGCGGCGCGGAGGGCTTCTCCGGCGAGATCGGGCACATCCAGCTCGACCCGGCGGGCCACGAGTGCGGCTGCGGCCGCCGCGGCTGCTGGGAGACGCTCGTGGGCATGGCCGGGATGCTCCGGCTCGCCGCCGACGCGGACGACCCGGTCAGGGATCCGTCGCTGGACCTCGACCAGCGGCTCGACATGATCCGCCGCCGCGCGGAGACCGGTGACCGGCGCACGCTCGACGCGCTGGAGCAGGTCGGTGCCGGACTCGGTGTCGGGGCGTCGATCCTGATCAACGTCTTCAACCCGCGGGTGGTCGTCCTCGGCGGCTACTTCGCCTCCCTGGGGCCCTACCTGCTCGGTCCGATGAGGGCGGAACTGCGCGACCGGGTGATCGCGCCGGACATCGGCGGCTGCCGCGTCGAGTTGTCCCTCCTCGGGTTCGCCGCCGCGTCGCGGGGCGGGGCGAACGTCGCCCTCGAAGCGGTGCTCGACGATCCCGCGATGGTGCCCCCGCGGTCCTCGGTCAGGAGTGGCGGATGA
- a CDS encoding inositol-3-phosphate synthase produces the protein MARTGVWLIGARGSVATTAIAGAAAVRAGAAPPTGCVSELPDFAGAGLPAWGDLVFGGHDIVDTPLVRRVEQLVRGGVIPAGLADLVWTDLTVAEGEIRDGTNRDPARLIADIASFRRRNRVERVVVVNVASTEPACVPHPAHNYLADLDRALHSLPASSLYAYAAMRASCAYVDFTPSTGAWLPALDELAQVIGVPYAGRDGKTGESLLRSVLAPMFARRALDVLSWSGTNLLGGGDGATLADPAAAAAKDAGKRRVLEGELGAPVDGRVHIDHVPALGDWKTSWDHVLFEGFLGTRMTLQVTWQGCDSALAAPLVLDLARFMAVADEPGPVQAMGFFFKDPVGTGPHGLVAQYDALRDWAFR, from the coding sequence ATGGCCAGGACAGGGGTGTGGCTCATCGGGGCGCGGGGATCGGTCGCCACGACGGCGATCGCGGGCGCCGCCGCGGTGCGGGCGGGCGCCGCACCGCCGACCGGGTGCGTCAGCGAGCTGCCCGACTTCGCCGGGGCCGGGCTGCCCGCGTGGGGCGACCTCGTGTTCGGCGGGCACGACATCGTGGACACCCCGCTGGTGCGGCGGGTCGAGCAGCTCGTGCGGGGCGGCGTGATCCCGGCCGGGCTGGCCGACCTGGTGTGGACCGACCTCACCGTGGCCGAGGGCGAGATCCGCGACGGCACCAACCGCGACCCCGCCCGGCTGATCGCCGACATCGCCTCGTTCCGGCGCCGCAACAGGGTCGAGCGGGTGGTGGTGGTCAACGTGGCGTCCACCGAACCGGCCTGCGTCCCGCACCCCGCCCACAACTACCTGGCGGACCTGGACCGGGCGCTGCACTCCCTGCCCGCCAGCTCGCTCTACGCCTACGCGGCCATGCGGGCGAGCTGCGCCTACGTCGACTTCACGCCGTCCACCGGCGCGTGGCTGCCCGCCCTGGACGAGCTGGCCCAGGTGATCGGCGTGCCCTACGCGGGCCGGGACGGCAAGACCGGCGAGAGCCTGCTGCGGTCGGTGCTGGCGCCGATGTTCGCCCGCCGGGCACTGGACGTGCTGTCGTGGTCGGGCACCAACCTGCTGGGCGGCGGCGACGGCGCGACGCTCGCCGATCCCGCCGCGGCCGCGGCCAAGGACGCGGGCAAGCGGCGGGTGCTGGAGGGCGAACTGGGCGCACCGGTCGACGGGCGGGTGCACATCGACCACGTGCCCGCGCTGGGCGACTGGAAGACCTCGTGGGACCACGTGCTGTTCGAGGGTTTCCTGGGCACCAGGATGACGCTCCAGGTCACCTGGCAGGGCTGCGACTCGGCTCTGGCCGCACCGCTGGTGCTGGACCTGGCGAGGTTCATGGCGGTCGCCGACGAACCGGGTCCGGTGCAGGCCATGGGCTTCTTCTTCAAGGACCCCGTCGGTACCGGTCCGCACGGCCTGGTGGCGCAGTACGACGCGCTGCGCGACTGGGCGTTCCGGTGA
- a CDS encoding ThuA domain-containing protein encodes MLVLVLVALLGIGAGAASALAQPQAAHVEFTALVFSRTAGFRHDSIPAGVAAIQALGRDHHFDVVATEDAGAFTDENLAKFQVVVFLSTTGDVLDPAQQAAFERYVRRGGGYAGVHAASDTEYDWPWYGELVGAYFKQHPAEQQATVKVEDPAHPSTAGLPDRWSRFDEWYDFRASPRGTAHVLESLDEKTYTGGTMGADHPITWCRDHDGGRSWYTGLGHTRESYADPLFLGQLLGGLRTAAGVEAADCAADLDGGFEKVALDENTSNPMMLEVAADGRVFYVDRLGDIKVIRPGGGLAPVGHLDVFTANESGLLGLVLDPGFAANRWMYLYYSPPGAAVDRLSRFTLRADDTLDPATEEVVLDVPVQREECCHHGGGMAFDAVTGDLWLANGDNTNPFASDGYSPLDERAGRSTWDAQRSSGNTNDLRGKVLRIHPEPGGGYTVPAGNLFAPGTARTRPEIYAMGLRNPFRIGVDPETHKLMVADYGPDAAAASPTRGPENTVEWNILNRAGNYGWPYCVGNNKPYADFDFATNTSGAQFDCAAPKNTSPNNTGLVDLPAVVPATAYYHYDSDPAFPELAGGAPMAGPAYRYDPASTSDRKWPAYWDGKAVFGEWTQDALYSMQLSADGGELVDINRIFRSFGFKKPMDFEFGRDGALYLIEWGSGFGGDNTDSGVYRIDYVHGNREPVAKASADRTTGPAPLEVRFSSAGSHDPDGGGVTHAWDFDGDGAVDSTEADPTHTYAANGNFTATLTVTGAGGKSASASVPITVGNTAPTVTLTLPPNGGLFEFGDQIRYDIVVTDPEDGAVACADVRLQAILGHDSHGHPLDQYTGCSGTVQTTLSSGHNEGDDIFYVLEASYTDRGGAGGARPLTGRAQVVLQTKRKEAEYFSATGRVPDSTGLGSPGVLPETAADPAGGGQDIGNIEDGDYWTFDPVSLAGIDSVRFRAASGTTGGRIEVRAGAADGPLLGAADVPNTGGWQTYQDVTATLTGAPTAGGPLFFVVRKPAGSTYSNGLVNVNWVDFQGRGVTVNQRPDVTATATPTSGTAPLAVSFHAAATDPEGDTPLTYAWDFGVAGAPKPTTADAEYTYQQPGVHDASVTVTDAKGAAGVRHVRVVVDSAGPACLSGRSDAFGDTGLDRDRWSVVRENQDLRVAGGALHIPTATGEIYGTDNSTPVPNLVVQPMPGGAWQATTKVSLVARDAYQQAGLVLYGDDDNYAKVVLSAVGANDAATRRFQFIREEHGVPNEVADSNSPPLGAAYPDTAYVRMTSDGTGITAAHSADGEAWTPMPQTDKLLAGIPNPRIGLLSLASTGNRPVVDAAFDWFRLEQDTSGADEFDSSPLDTCRWDAVVRPDPAATRVTGGNLEIDTGSGDIFGGDNSSPRNFVLQTPPAGDWTLETKVDASAFDEAYQQAGLIAYTGDGDYVKLDHVTNNQPGEPVGRRVELRGEIGDVVQQPQPEITVDQGVWWLRLSRQGTTFRGYASTDGTTWTEVGAVENTAVGAAKVGLFAFGVGQTASKTAKFDHFHPTWGRAVDATAPVTTAVTDPAAPGAAGWFTGPVSVVLTAADDTGGSGVDRIEYAVDGGAWSSYAAPVPVTEGAHEVGYRAVDKAGNTEAVRTLTVRVDGTGPTIAVTGLVDGRVYGDSQDLRIAWQAVDSAAGVRSAAGLLDGEAYRSGTLQALYELPPGIHRLSVTATDQAGNRTTRDVTFGVTTSSRDVANLISRFQVTGWLSQETANTLQAQLTKVRKAEANGVDAKTLTELRAFRALAAGQVAEVRDVLVRDTDVLITALSGPLPAMRQA; translated from the coding sequence GTGCTCGTCCTGGTTCTGGTGGCGCTGCTCGGGATCGGCGCCGGCGCGGCCTCCGCGCTGGCCCAGCCGCAGGCGGCGCACGTCGAGTTCACGGCGCTGGTGTTCAGCAGGACCGCCGGGTTCCGGCACGACTCCATCCCCGCGGGCGTCGCCGCGATCCAGGCACTGGGCCGGGACCACCACTTCGACGTGGTCGCGACCGAGGACGCGGGGGCGTTCACCGACGAGAACCTGGCGAAGTTCCAGGTCGTGGTGTTCCTGTCCACCACCGGCGACGTGCTCGACCCCGCCCAGCAGGCCGCGTTCGAGCGGTACGTCCGGCGCGGCGGCGGGTACGCGGGCGTGCACGCGGCCTCCGACACCGAGTACGACTGGCCCTGGTACGGCGAACTGGTCGGCGCCTACTTCAAGCAGCACCCGGCGGAGCAGCAGGCGACCGTGAAGGTCGAGGACCCCGCGCACCCGTCCACGGCCGGGCTGCCGGACCGGTGGAGCCGGTTCGACGAGTGGTACGACTTCCGCGCCAGCCCGCGCGGCACCGCGCACGTGCTGGAGTCGTTGGACGAGAAGACCTACACCGGCGGCACGATGGGCGCCGACCACCCGATCACCTGGTGCCGCGACCACGACGGCGGCCGGTCCTGGTACACGGGGCTCGGCCACACGCGGGAGTCCTACGCCGACCCGCTGTTCCTGGGCCAGTTGCTCGGCGGTCTGCGCACCGCCGCGGGCGTCGAGGCGGCGGACTGCGCGGCGGACCTGGACGGCGGGTTCGAGAAGGTGGCGCTGGACGAGAACACGTCCAACCCGATGATGCTGGAGGTCGCCGCCGACGGCCGCGTCTTCTACGTCGACCGCCTCGGCGACATCAAGGTCATCCGACCCGGCGGCGGCCTCGCCCCGGTCGGGCACCTGGACGTGTTCACCGCCAACGAGAGCGGCCTGCTCGGCCTGGTGCTCGACCCCGGTTTCGCCGCGAACCGGTGGATGTACCTGTACTACTCGCCGCCCGGCGCCGCCGTCGACCGGCTGTCGCGGTTCACGTTGCGCGCGGACGACACGCTCGACCCGGCCACCGAGGAGGTGGTGCTCGACGTGCCGGTGCAGCGCGAGGAGTGCTGCCACCACGGCGGCGGCATGGCGTTCGACGCCGTGACCGGCGACCTGTGGCTGGCCAACGGGGACAACACGAACCCGTTCGCCTCCGACGGGTACTCGCCGCTCGACGAGCGCGCGGGCCGGTCCACCTGGGACGCCCAGCGGTCGTCGGGCAACACGAACGACCTGCGCGGCAAGGTGTTGCGCATCCACCCGGAACCCGGCGGCGGCTACACCGTCCCGGCGGGCAACCTGTTCGCGCCCGGCACGGCGAGGACCCGGCCGGAGATCTACGCGATGGGGCTGCGCAACCCGTTCCGGATCGGCGTCGATCCCGAGACGCACAAGCTCATGGTCGCCGACTACGGTCCGGACGCGGCCGCCGCCTCGCCGACGCGCGGTCCGGAGAACACCGTCGAGTGGAACATCCTGAACCGGGCGGGCAACTACGGCTGGCCCTACTGCGTCGGGAACAACAAGCCCTACGCGGACTTCGACTTCGCCACGAACACCTCCGGTGCGCAGTTCGACTGCGCGGCGCCGAAGAACACCTCGCCGAACAACACCGGCCTGGTCGATCTTCCCGCGGTGGTCCCGGCGACCGCCTACTACCACTACGACTCCGACCCCGCGTTCCCGGAACTGGCGGGCGGCGCGCCGATGGCGGGCCCGGCCTACCGGTACGACCCGGCGTCCACATCGGACCGCAAGTGGCCCGCCTACTGGGACGGCAAAGCCGTGTTCGGAGAGTGGACGCAGGACGCCCTGTACTCGATGCAGCTGTCGGCGGACGGCGGCGAACTCGTGGACATCAACCGGATCTTCCGCTCGTTCGGCTTCAAGAAGCCGATGGACTTCGAGTTCGGCCGGGACGGCGCGCTGTACCTGATCGAGTGGGGCTCCGGGTTCGGCGGCGACAACACCGACTCCGGCGTCTACCGGATCGACTACGTGCACGGCAACCGCGAACCCGTCGCCAAGGCGAGCGCGGACAGGACGACCGGCCCGGCACCGCTGGAGGTCCGGTTCTCCAGCGCGGGCTCCCACGATCCGGACGGCGGTGGGGTCACCCACGCCTGGGACTTCGACGGCGACGGCGCGGTCGACTCGACCGAGGCGGACCCGACGCACACCTACGCGGCGAACGGGAACTTCACCGCCACGCTCACGGTCACCGGCGCCGGTGGCAAGTCCGCGAGCGCCAGCGTGCCGATCACGGTCGGCAACACCGCGCCGACGGTGACGCTCACGCTGCCGCCCAACGGGGGGCTGTTCGAGTTCGGCGACCAGATCCGCTACGACATCGTGGTCACCGACCCGGAGGACGGCGCGGTCGCCTGCGCGGACGTGCGGCTCCAGGCCATCCTCGGCCACGACTCGCACGGGCACCCCCTCGACCAGTACACCGGGTGCTCCGGCACGGTCCAGACGACGCTGTCCTCCGGGCACAACGAGGGCGACGACATCTTCTACGTGCTGGAGGCGTCCTACACCGACCGCGGCGGCGCGGGCGGCGCCCGCCCGCTGACCGGCCGCGCGCAGGTCGTGCTCCAGACCAAGCGCAAGGAAGCCGAGTACTTCAGCGCGACCGGCCGGGTCCCCGACAGCACGGGGCTGGGCAGTCCCGGCGTGCTGCCGGAGACCGCGGCCGACCCCGCGGGCGGCGGCCAGGACATCGGCAACATCGAGGACGGCGACTACTGGACGTTCGACCCGGTCAGCCTGGCGGGCATCGACTCCGTCCGGTTCCGGGCGGCCTCCGGGACGACCGGCGGCCGGATCGAGGTCCGCGCGGGCGCGGCGGACGGCCCGCTGCTGGGCGCGGCCGACGTGCCGAACACCGGCGGCTGGCAGACCTACCAGGACGTCACCGCGACGCTGACCGGTGCGCCGACCGCGGGCGGCCCGCTGTTCTTCGTGGTGCGCAAACCCGCGGGCAGCACGTACTCCAACGGGCTCGTCAACGTGAACTGGGTGGACTTCCAGGGGCGCGGGGTCACGGTCAACCAGCGGCCGGACGTCACCGCGACCGCGACCCCGACGTCCGGCACGGCGCCGCTGGCCGTCTCCTTCCACGCCGCCGCGACGGATCCCGAGGGCGACACGCCGCTGACCTACGCGTGGGACTTCGGCGTCGCGGGCGCGCCGAAGCCGACCACGGCGGACGCCGAGTACACCTATCAGCAGCCGGGCGTCCACGACGCCTCGGTGACCGTCACCGACGCCAAGGGCGCGGCCGGGGTACGGCACGTGCGCGTCGTCGTGGACTCGGCCGGACCGGCGTGCCTGTCGGGCAGGTCGGACGCCTTCGGGGACACGGGACTCGACCGCGACAGGTGGTCGGTCGTGCGGGAGAACCAGGACCTCCGGGTCGCGGGCGGCGCGCTGCACATCCCGACGGCCACCGGGGAGATCTACGGCACCGACAACTCCACCCCGGTGCCGAACCTCGTCGTGCAGCCCATGCCGGGCGGCGCGTGGCAGGCCACCACCAAGGTGAGCCTGGTCGCGCGGGACGCCTACCAGCAGGCCGGTCTGGTGCTCTACGGCGACGACGACAACTACGCCAAGGTGGTGCTCAGCGCCGTCGGCGCCAACGACGCCGCCACCCGCCGGTTCCAGTTCATCCGCGAGGAGCACGGCGTCCCCAACGAGGTCGCGGACTCCAACTCCCCGCCGCTGGGCGCGGCCTACCCGGACACCGCGTACGTGCGGATGACCAGCGACGGCACCGGGATCACCGCCGCGCACTCCGCGGACGGCGAGGCGTGGACGCCGATGCCGCAGACCGACAAGCTCCTCGCGGGCATCCCGAACCCGCGGATCGGGCTGCTCTCGTTGGCCAGCACCGGGAACCGCCCGGTGGTCGACGCCGCGTTCGACTGGTTCCGGCTGGAGCAGGACACGTCCGGCGCGGACGAGTTCGACAGCTCCCCGCTCGACACCTGCCGGTGGGACGCCGTGGTCCGGCCCGATCCGGCCGCGACCCGCGTGACCGGTGGGAATCTGGAGATCGACACCGGCAGCGGCGACATCTTCGGCGGCGACAACTCCTCGCCGAGGAACTTCGTCCTCCAGACCCCGCCCGCCGGGGACTGGACGCTGGAGACCAAGGTCGACGCGAGCGCCTTCGACGAGGCCTACCAGCAGGCCGGGCTGATCGCCTACACCGGCGACGGCGACTACGTGAAACTGGACCACGTCACCAACAACCAGCCGGGCGAGCCGGTCGGCAGGCGGGTCGAGCTGCGCGGCGAGATCGGCGACGTCGTCCAGCAGCCGCAGCCGGAGATCACCGTCGACCAGGGCGTGTGGTGGCTGCGGCTGTCCAGGCAGGGCACCACCTTCCGCGGCTACGCGTCGACCGACGGCACGACGTGGACCGAGGTCGGCGCGGTGGAGAACACCGCGGTCGGCGCCGCCAAGGTGGGGCTGTTCGCCTTCGGCGTCGGGCAGACGGCGTCGAAGACGGCGAAGTTCGACCACTTCCACCCGACGTGGGGCCGCGCGGTCGACGCGACGGCACCCGTCACCACGGCGGTCACCGACCCGGCCGCTCCGGGCGCCGCGGGCTGGTTCACCGGCCCGGTCTCGGTGGTGCTCACCGCGGCCGACGACACGGGCGGCAGCGGTGTCGACCGGATCGAGTACGCGGTGGACGGTGGCGCCTGGTCCTCCTACGCGGCACCGGTCCCCGTCACCGAGGGCGCGCACGAGGTCGGCTACCGGGCCGTGGACAAGGCGGGCAACACCGAGGCCGTGAGGACGCTGACCGTCCGCGTCGACGGCACCGGGCCGACCATCGCGGTGACGGGACTGGTCGACGGGCGCGTCTACGGCGACAGCCAGGACCTGCGGATCGCCTGGCAGGCCGTCGACAGCGCGGCGGGCGTCCGGTCCGCGGCCGGGCTGCTGGACGGCGAGGCCTACCGGTCCGGGACGCTGCAAGCGTTGTACGAGCTGCCGCCGGGCATCCACCGGCTGTCCGTCACGGCCACCGACCAGGCGGGCAACCGGACCACGCGGGACGTGACGTTCGGCGTGACCACCTCCAGCCGGGACGTGGCCAACCTGATCAGCCGGTTCCAGGTCACCGGGTGGCTGAGCCAGGAGACCGCGAACACCTTGCAGGCGCAGCTGACCAAGGTGCGCAAGGCGGAGGCGAACGGCGTCGACGCCAAGACGCTCACCGAGCTGCGGGCGTTCCGCGCACTCGCCGCCGGTCAGGTCGCGGAGGTCCGCGACGTGCTCGTGCGCGACACCGACGTGCTGATCACCGCCCTGTCCGGACCGCTGCCCGCCATGCGACAGGCGTAG